A genomic region of Syntrophorhabdaceae bacterium contains the following coding sequences:
- a CDS encoding NAD(P)H-dependent oxidoreductase subunit E, which produces METIRKFERVCEIVDQNGRNPSRLIPILQAVQVEYRYLPQEILTFVATSLGLSPARVFGVATFYSLFTLKPKGKYLIRICDGTACHVKGSMDLHEVLSKKLNLTLHTDTTPDMLFTLEKVNCLGACGLAPAMMINDEVYGQLTRKKANDIIDGIFNKEIGHEPHNDGN; this is translated from the coding sequence ATGGAAACAATAAGAAAATTTGAGCGTGTCTGTGAGATTGTGGATCAGAATGGCAGAAACCCTTCCCGGCTTATCCCTATCCTCCAAGCGGTTCAGGTCGAATACCGTTACCTGCCGCAAGAGATACTCACCTTTGTGGCAACGTCTCTCGGTTTGTCCCCGGCACGGGTATTTGGTGTTGCCACATTTTACTCTCTGTTTACCCTCAAGCCAAAGGGCAAGTATCTTATCCGCATATGTGACGGCACGGCCTGTCACGTCAAGGGGTCTATGGACCTCCACGAAGTCCTGTCGAAGAAACTCAACCTCACTTTACACACCGACACCACGCCCGATATGCTCTTTACCCTGGAGAAGGTCAATTGTCTGGGCGCGTGCGGGCTGGCTCCTGCCATGATGATCAATGACGAGGTTTACGGCCAGCTGACCAGGAAAAAGGCAAACGATATTATCGATGGTATTTTCAATAAGGAGATCGGTCATGAACCTCACAATGATGGGAATTAA